A single window of Brevundimonas naejangsanensis DNA harbors:
- a CDS encoding TetR/AcrR family transcriptional regulator, producing MTEHRASRSDGYHFIQIVTSERLLESPAPMATTPEKKVRRSRAEQRAATEKLILDTAEDLFSQRGYFGVTIKDVADAMGIHPALIHYYHDGKQSLFEAVWERRVELAVSARIAGLDDYANAVGDNVTIEGALRAFYDNAFDAYIHGEEGWRSFGRIFAQVNNAPGYGTELMDEYFDPLVLRLIELLKKAVPDASDEDLFWCFQLTSGAYTLILSRTGRIDRLSNGACSSDDFQAVRERFVTFMAAGFAAVFAASKKKDAPQSS from the coding sequence ATGACGGAGCATCGCGCCAGCCGCTCGGATGGGTACCATTTCATCCAGATCGTCACGTCAGAGCGCCTACTGGAGAGTCCCGCCCCAATGGCCACCACGCCTGAGAAAAAAGTCCGCCGCTCGCGCGCTGAACAACGCGCAGCGACCGAAAAACTGATTCTCGACACGGCGGAGGATCTATTCTCTCAACGCGGCTACTTCGGCGTCACGATCAAGGATGTCGCAGACGCCATGGGCATCCACCCCGCCCTGATCCACTACTACCACGACGGCAAGCAGTCATTGTTCGAGGCTGTGTGGGAGCGGCGGGTTGAACTGGCCGTATCGGCGCGTATCGCCGGGCTGGACGACTACGCCAATGCCGTCGGCGACAACGTGACCATCGAGGGGGCCCTGCGCGCTTTCTACGACAACGCCTTTGACGCCTATATCCATGGCGAAGAAGGCTGGCGCAGCTTTGGCCGCATCTTCGCCCAGGTCAACAATGCGCCCGGCTACGGCACGGAGCTGATGGACGAGTATTTCGATCCCCTGGTGCTGCGCCTGATCGAACTGCTGAAGAAGGCCGTCCCTGATGCGAGCGACGAAGACCTCTTCTGGTGTTTCCAACTGACGTCCGGCGCCTACACCCTGATCCTGTCGCGCACGGGCCGGATTGACCGTCTATCGAACGGCGCTTGCAGTTCTGACGACTTTCAAGCCGTGCGGGAGCGTTTCGTCACCTTCATGGCCGCGGGCTTCGCCGCTGTCTTCGCCGCCAGCAAGAAAAAGGACGCGCCCCAGTCAAGCTGA
- a CDS encoding AMP-binding protein, with translation MGGFKNVTDNTVPLCSILAHHAARRPGRLALIMDDLRLTYAELDARSTKRARFMQARGVGQDDYVTVALPNGLDFYETIFGIWKLGATPNVVSARLAPVELEHILDLVGPSLFVGQCPREDIPTVDGAFEGYQALSAEPLPPAVAKNWKAMTSGGSTGRPKVIVDAMPAQWDTTEGFLHQQPGEVVLNPGPLYHNAPFHCITMAIFTGNTIVEMQKFDAQRALDLIEEHGVNWVTMVPTMMHRIWQLGPEVLGRYKLPTLRMMLHMAAPCAPWLKEAWIDWLGSDRVWEYYGTTEATGSTIISGTDWLQRKGSVGKVRPGYDLKILDADGRECAVGEVGEVFFRPETGPSSTYHYLGSDSRLVGEYETMGDLGSVDADGYLYLSDRRNDLIISGGANIYPAEVEAALEAHPDVRGSAVIGLPHDEWGSVVHAIVQPMDGSTLSEEVLLEFISATLSRYKMPKRIEFTNEALRDEAGKVRRAALRQARLPQ, from the coding sequence ATGGGAGGCTTCAAAAACGTGACTGATAACACTGTGCCGCTGTGCTCGATCCTCGCTCATCACGCGGCGAGGAGGCCTGGACGCCTTGCGCTCATCATGGACGACCTGCGTCTGACCTATGCGGAGTTGGACGCGCGCTCGACGAAGCGCGCGCGCTTCATGCAGGCCCGTGGGGTGGGGCAGGACGACTACGTCACCGTGGCGCTGCCGAACGGGCTGGACTTCTACGAAACGATCTTTGGTATCTGGAAGCTGGGGGCGACCCCGAACGTGGTGTCCGCTCGCCTGGCGCCGGTCGAGTTGGAGCACATCCTTGACCTGGTGGGGCCGAGCCTGTTCGTCGGCCAATGCCCGCGTGAGGACATCCCCACGGTAGATGGCGCTTTTGAGGGCTATCAAGCGCTCTCGGCCGAACCTCTGCCGCCGGCTGTCGCCAAAAACTGGAAGGCCATGACCAGCGGGGGGTCCACGGGGCGGCCCAAGGTGATCGTCGACGCCATGCCGGCGCAGTGGGACACCACCGAAGGTTTCCTGCACCAGCAACCCGGCGAGGTCGTCCTGAACCCGGGGCCGCTGTATCACAACGCGCCGTTCCACTGCATCACCATGGCCATCTTCACCGGCAACACCATTGTGGAGATGCAGAAGTTCGACGCCCAGCGGGCCCTCGATCTGATCGAAGAGCATGGCGTAAACTGGGTGACGATGGTCCCGACCATGATGCATCGGATCTGGCAGCTGGGGCCGGAGGTCCTGGGCCGCTACAAGCTTCCGACCCTGCGCATGATGCTGCACATGGCGGCGCCCTGCGCGCCCTGGCTCAAGGAAGCCTGGATCGACTGGTTGGGTAGCGATCGCGTCTGGGAATATTACGGCACCACAGAGGCGACAGGCTCGACCATCATTTCCGGGACCGACTGGCTGCAGCGCAAGGGTTCGGTGGGCAAGGTCCGGCCGGGTTATGACCTCAAAATCCTGGACGCCGATGGCCGTGAATGTGCGGTGGGCGAGGTGGGCGAGGTCTTTTTCCGACCAGAAACCGGACCGTCGTCGACCTACCATTATCTGGGCAGCGACTCGCGCCTGGTCGGCGAATACGAGACCATGGGCGACCTCGGCAGCGTGGATGCGGATGGCTATCTGTATCTGTCGGACCGTCGCAACGACCTGATCATCTCGGGCGGCGCCAATATCTATCCGGCCGAAGTCGAGGCGGCGCTGGAAGCTCACCCGGACGTGCGCGGCAGCGCCGTGATCGGGTTGCCGCACGACGAATGGGGTTCAGTGGTGCACGCCATCGTGCAGCCGATGGACGGCTCGACCCTCAGCGAAGAGGTTTTGCTGGAGTTCATCAGCGCGACGCTGAGCCGTTACAAGATGCCGAAACGCATTGAGTTCACCAACGAGGCCTTACGTGACGAAGCGGGCAAGGTCCGGCGCGCCGCTTTGAGGCAGGCGCGCCTGCCTCAATAA
- a CDS encoding ImuA family protein → MRSQPEALTALKARLEALERCDARRVATTERHAGEDVFAPLATGVVHDLYAAAPADAVAVNAFGLGMALRATAERPIVWGLHEMMAQEAGRPHGPGLHEMGLSPRDLLVVRARDVQTLLAVGEEALRSPAVGAVLLSSWGEAKAFSLTASRRLALAAEAGGATLFLARAGALPCPSAAETRWSVASCASEPLEGEAPGRPSFSATLLRRRGGGATGTWIMEWDREQRTFRAPTPLSGGLVPLAAQRPTAASGAARRRAA, encoded by the coding sequence ATGCGTTCACAACCAGAAGCGCTGACTGCGCTGAAGGCGCGGCTGGAGGCGCTTGAGCGATGTGATGCACGACGCGTCGCTACAACTGAACGTCATGCGGGTGAGGATGTCTTCGCCCCTCTGGCGACCGGCGTGGTTCACGATCTCTACGCCGCTGCGCCCGCCGACGCGGTGGCGGTCAACGCCTTCGGGCTGGGCATGGCGCTGCGGGCGACGGCGGAGCGGCCCATCGTCTGGGGCCTGCATGAGATGATGGCCCAGGAGGCGGGGCGACCGCACGGTCCGGGCCTGCATGAGATGGGCCTGTCGCCGCGGGACTTGCTGGTGGTGCGGGCGCGCGACGTGCAGACCCTGCTGGCCGTGGGTGAAGAGGCCCTCCGCAGTCCCGCCGTGGGCGCCGTGCTGTTGAGCTCCTGGGGCGAGGCCAAGGCCTTCAGCCTGACGGCCAGCCGGCGACTGGCTCTGGCGGCCGAGGCGGGCGGCGCGACCCTGTTCCTGGCGCGGGCGGGCGCCCTGCCCTGCCCCAGCGCGGCCGAGACCCGCTGGTCAGTGGCGTCCTGCGCTTCAGAACCCTTGGAAGGCGAGGCGCCGGGGCGGCCGTCTTTTTCGGCGACCCTGCTGCGGCGGCGCGGCGGCGGGGCGACCGGAACCTGGATCATGGAGTGGGATCGTGAACAGCGAACCTTCCGCGCACCCACGCCGCTATCTGGCGGTCTGGTTCCTCTGGCTGCCCAGCGACCGACTGCGGCGTCAGGAGCAGCGCGAAGACGCGCCGCCTGA
- a CDS encoding Y-family DNA polymerase: MNSEPSAHPRRYLAVWFLWLPSDRLRRQEQREDAPPEDTPVVLAEKIKGALRLAAVDPTAARAGLTPGLALADARARTPALRVVAHRPDLDDALLGRVLEDFGRFTPMIALDPPHGLMLDVSGCTHLFGGEADLMRTVQTRAERAGLQTRCALAATPQVARALARFGSGGRFEPGEERAAARRLPVAALELPQKEEQALRRAGLKRLADLDDRPRAPLAARFGADFPARLARVLGDEDVRITPHRAAAPVVVDRVFFEPISAPEDIERVLSDLLIETMDRLSQTGLGGRAFEAGFYRVDGETRRIAVRTGRPTREAHATLRLFRERMAALAVPLDPGFGFDQMRMSVPWTQILAPAQQGLERETPGEEAFSHLVDRLTARLGPEAVLRFEPFASHIPERAARLVPASARHGAETWPDLDPDDPPLRPLQMFDPPQPVETLAEVPDGYPLKFRWRRVLHEVTRAEGPERISGEWWRAPGQRTRDYYRVEDRDGRRFWLFRQGLYGETPEPRWFIHGLFA; the protein is encoded by the coding sequence GTGAACAGCGAACCTTCCGCGCACCCACGCCGCTATCTGGCGGTCTGGTTCCTCTGGCTGCCCAGCGACCGACTGCGGCGTCAGGAGCAGCGCGAAGACGCGCCGCCTGAGGATACGCCCGTCGTCCTGGCCGAGAAGATCAAGGGCGCCCTGCGGCTAGCGGCGGTCGATCCGACGGCCGCGCGAGCGGGACTGACCCCCGGTCTCGCCCTGGCCGATGCGCGGGCGCGAACCCCCGCCTTGCGCGTCGTCGCCCATCGACCGGACCTGGACGACGCCCTGCTGGGACGGGTGTTGGAGGACTTCGGCCGCTTCACCCCCATGATCGCGCTCGACCCGCCGCATGGCCTGATGCTGGACGTGAGCGGCTGCACGCACCTGTTCGGCGGCGAAGCGGACCTGATGCGGACGGTTCAGACGCGTGCCGAACGCGCCGGGCTTCAAACGCGATGCGCCCTGGCCGCAACGCCTCAGGTCGCTCGCGCCCTGGCGCGTTTCGGATCCGGCGGGCGGTTCGAGCCCGGGGAGGAGCGCGCCGCCGCACGCCGCCTGCCCGTCGCCGCTCTGGAGTTGCCGCAAAAGGAGGAGCAGGCCCTGCGCCGCGCAGGGCTGAAACGTCTGGCTGACTTGGACGACCGGCCCCGCGCGCCTTTGGCCGCCCGTTTCGGCGCCGATTTTCCCGCCCGGCTAGCGCGGGTTCTGGGCGACGAGGACGTGCGCATCACCCCGCATCGTGCGGCCGCACCCGTCGTGGTCGACCGCGTCTTCTTCGAGCCGATCTCGGCGCCTGAAGACATCGAGCGGGTTCTGTCCGACCTGCTGATCGAGACCATGGACCGACTGAGCCAGACAGGCCTAGGCGGCCGAGCCTTCGAGGCCGGCTTCTATCGCGTGGACGGCGAGACGCGTCGGATCGCCGTCCGCACCGGCCGTCCGACCCGCGAGGCGCACGCGACCCTGCGGCTGTTCCGCGAGCGGATGGCGGCCCTGGCCGTCCCGCTGGACCCCGGCTTCGGCTTCGACCAGATGCGGATGTCCGTGCCCTGGACCCAGATCCTGGCGCCGGCCCAGCAGGGACTGGAGCGCGAGACGCCCGGCGAGGAGGCCTTCAGTCATTTGGTCGACCGGCTGACCGCGCGCCTGGGGCCAGAGGCCGTGCTGCGTTTCGAGCCCTTCGCCTCGCACATTCCCGAACGGGCGGCGCGGCTGGTTCCGGCCTCGGCCCGCCATGGCGCCGAGACCTGGCCCGACCTCGATCCCGACGATCCGCCCTTGCGGCCCTTGCAGATGTTCGATCCGCCCCAGCCGGTCGAAACCCTGGCCGAAGTCCCTGACGGCTATCCTCTGAAGTTCCGCTGGCGCCGCGTCCTGCACGAGGTGACGCGCGCCGAAGGACCCGAGCGGATCAGCGGCGAATGGTGGCGCGCTCCGGGCCAACGCACCCGCGACTATTACCGGGTCGAGGATCGGGACGGCCGTCGCTTCTGGCTGTTCCGCCAGGGTCTCTATGGCGAGACGCCCGAGCCGCGCTGGTTCATCCACGGCCTGTTCGCATGA
- a CDS encoding error-prone DNA polymerase, with translation MSRLDPGGAYAELATASNFSFLRGASHPKDLVLTAILRGHAGLGLADRNTVAGVVRAWSALKELRAEGLAPPDKVREGGSPGEIAFIENPLNDPALSEEVKRRATDFRLLTGARLVFNDGTPDVIAYPETRAGWGRLTRLLTLGNRRTKKGECEIGLRDLLADPEDLLLILVPPDRLTGLEEVLTRMTEAAPGAVWLGAALHRRGDDRRRLARLKAMAAWADVPLLALNDALYAAPDDRDLQDVLTCIREGVSIETAGRRLEANAERWLKPVDEMVRLFKDAPEAAAETTAFLSRATFDLSELSYQYPEEPVPPDWTPQAWLEELTGRHAAMRYPDGVPDKVQALLDKELAFIARKDIAPYFLTIFDIVRVARDKRILCQGRGSAANSAVCYVLGITSVDPAESDLLFERFLSEDRNEPPDIDVDFEHERREEIIQHIYERYGRHRAGIAATVIHFRPRSAIREVGKVLGLTEDITARLAASHWGSWGTEIDDRHVVQAGLDAANPMIARAVEMASRLLNFPRHLSQHVGGFVLTQDRLDEMVPIGNAAMPNRTFIEWDKDDIDALRLMKVDVLALGMLTCIRKAFDLIRTHEHEDWELHTVPREDPAVYDMLCRGQSIGVFQVESRAQINMLPRLRPRCLYDLVIQVAIVRPGPIQGDMVHPYLRRRNKEEEVVYSSPSPDHGPPDELEQVLRKTLGVPLFQEQAMKLAIVAAEFSDREANGLRKAMGTFRGDGKLHAYETRMVSRMVARGYDPAFAQRCFDQIKGFGSYGFPESHAASFARLVYVSSWIKHRHPAAFACALLNSQPMGFYAPAQIVREAQEVGKVEVRAIDVSYSHWDNSLEGPADAPILRLGLRQIDGFREDWANALSTARAERPFVDIETLARRAELPGAAMRKLADADAFRSLGKDRREALWTVRRLPDDDPLPLFAAAEARERGARELGAEPDAHLPLMPLGEHVAADYQTARLSLKAHPMAILRPIFAADRVLTCAATEAKRGGSVVQVAGVVLVRQRPGKGAAVFVTLEDETGITNVVLWARMLDQFRREVMGARLMQVEGVVEKSPEGVVHVVARRILDRSAELSRLSEDHEAHIQLSRADVVAHPQPSRHPSHRHPRDVRILPGSRDFH, from the coding sequence ATGAGCAGGCTCGACCCTGGCGGCGCCTATGCCGAACTGGCGACGGCCAGCAACTTCTCCTTCCTGCGCGGCGCCTCGCATCCCAAGGATCTGGTGCTGACCGCGATCCTGCGCGGCCATGCCGGACTGGGGCTGGCTGATCGCAACACCGTAGCGGGCGTGGTGCGAGCCTGGAGCGCGCTGAAGGAGCTACGGGCCGAAGGTCTGGCTCCGCCGGACAAGGTGCGCGAGGGCGGCAGTCCGGGCGAGATCGCCTTCATCGAGAATCCGCTGAACGATCCGGCCCTGTCCGAAGAGGTAAAGCGGCGCGCGACGGACTTCCGCCTGCTGACCGGCGCGCGGCTGGTCTTCAACGACGGGACGCCGGACGTCATCGCCTATCCCGAAACGCGCGCGGGCTGGGGCCGCCTGACGCGCCTGCTGACCCTGGGCAATCGCCGGACGAAAAAGGGCGAGTGCGAGATCGGCCTGCGCGACCTGCTGGCCGATCCTGAAGACCTGCTGCTGATCCTCGTCCCGCCCGATCGGCTGACAGGGCTGGAAGAGGTGCTGACTCGCATGACCGAGGCGGCGCCGGGCGCGGTCTGGCTGGGCGCCGCCCTGCACAGGCGCGGCGACGACCGGCGCCGGCTGGCCCGGCTGAAGGCCATGGCGGCGTGGGCGGACGTTCCGCTGCTGGCGCTGAACGACGCCCTCTACGCCGCGCCCGATGACCGTGACCTGCAGGACGTCCTGACCTGCATCCGCGAAGGCGTGAGCATCGAGACCGCCGGCCGTCGGCTGGAAGCCAACGCTGAACGCTGGCTGAAGCCCGTGGACGAAATGGTCCGCCTGTTCAAAGACGCGCCCGAGGCGGCAGCCGAGACGACGGCCTTCCTGTCGCGCGCGACCTTCGATCTGTCCGAACTCAGCTATCAATACCCGGAAGAGCCGGTCCCGCCCGATTGGACCCCGCAGGCCTGGCTGGAAGAGCTTACGGGGCGTCACGCCGCCATGCGCTATCCCGACGGCGTTCCCGACAAGGTCCAGGCCCTGCTGGACAAGGAACTGGCCTTTATCGCCCGCAAGGACATCGCCCCCTATTTCCTGACCATCTTCGACATCGTCCGCGTGGCGCGTGACAAGCGCATCCTGTGTCAGGGGCGCGGCTCGGCCGCCAACTCGGCGGTCTGCTACGTCCTGGGCATCACCTCGGTGGACCCGGCCGAATCCGACCTGCTGTTCGAGCGCTTCTTGTCCGAAGACCGTAACGAACCGCCCGACATCGATGTCGATTTCGAGCATGAGCGGCGCGAAGAGATCATCCAGCACATCTACGAACGCTATGGGCGCCACCGCGCCGGCATCGCCGCCACCGTCATCCACTTCCGCCCCCGCAGCGCCATCCGCGAGGTGGGCAAGGTCCTGGGCCTGACCGAGGACATCACCGCCCGTCTGGCCGCCAGCCACTGGGGCAGTTGGGGAACCGAGATCGACGATCGCCACGTCGTTCAGGCGGGACTGGACGCCGCCAACCCCATGATCGCCCGCGCGGTCGAGATGGCGTCTCGCCTGCTGAACTTTCCCCGTCATCTCAGCCAGCACGTCGGAGGCTTCGTCCTGACCCAGGACCGGCTGGACGAGATGGTCCCCATCGGCAACGCCGCCATGCCGAACCGGACTTTCATCGAATGGGACAAGGACGACATCGACGCCCTGCGCCTGATGAAGGTCGATGTTCTGGCGCTCGGCATGCTGACCTGCATCCGCAAGGCCTTCGACCTGATCCGCACGCATGAGCATGAGGACTGGGAATTGCACACCGTCCCGCGCGAGGACCCAGCCGTTTACGACATGCTGTGTCGGGGCCAGTCCATCGGGGTCTTCCAGGTCGAAAGCCGGGCCCAGATCAACATGCTGCCCCGCCTAAGGCCACGCTGCCTCTACGATCTCGTCATCCAGGTCGCCATCGTCCGCCCTGGCCCGATTCAGGGCGACATGGTCCACCCCTATCTGCGTCGCCGCAACAAGGAGGAGGAGGTCGTCTATTCCTCGCCCTCCCCCGATCACGGCCCGCCCGACGAACTGGAACAGGTGTTGCGCAAGACCCTCGGCGTGCCCCTGTTTCAGGAGCAGGCGATGAAACTGGCCATCGTCGCCGCCGAATTCAGCGACCGCGAGGCCAATGGCCTGCGCAAGGCCATGGGCACGTTCCGCGGCGACGGCAAACTGCACGCCTATGAGACTCGCATGGTCAGTCGGATGGTCGCGCGCGGCTATGATCCAGCCTTCGCCCAGCGCTGCTTCGACCAGATCAAGGGCTTCGGCTCCTACGGCTTCCCCGAAAGCCACGCCGCCAGTTTCGCCCGGCTGGTCTACGTCTCGTCGTGGATCAAGCATCGCCACCCGGCGGCCTTCGCCTGCGCCCTGCTAAACAGCCAGCCCATGGGCTTCTATGCCCCCGCCCAGATCGTGCGCGAAGCGCAGGAGGTCGGAAAGGTCGAAGTGAGGGCCATCGACGTCTCATACAGCCACTGGGACAACAGTCTGGAGGGCCCTGCCGACGCGCCCATTCTGCGCCTGGGTCTTCGCCAGATCGACGGCTTCAGAGAGGACTGGGCCAACGCCTTGTCGACAGCGCGGGCCGAAAGGCCCTTCGTCGATATCGAAACACTGGCCCGACGCGCCGAATTGCCCGGCGCCGCCATGCGCAAGCTGGCCGACGCGGACGCCTTCCGCTCCTTAGGTAAGGACCGTCGCGAGGCCTTGTGGACGGTGCGTCGCCTGCCCGACGATGATCCTCTGCCCCTGTTCGCCGCCGCCGAGGCGCGCGAGCGCGGCGCCCGCGAACTGGGGGCTGAGCCCGACGCCCATCTGCCCCTGATGCCGCTGGGCGAGCACGTCGCCGCCGACTATCAGACCGCGCGCCTGTCGTTGAAGGCCCACCCCATGGCCATCCTGCGCCCCATCTTCGCCGCTGACCGCGTGCTGACCTGCGCGGCGACTGAGGCCAAGCGCGGCGGCTCCGTCGTTCAGGTCGCAGGCGTGGTCCTGGTGCGTCAGCGGCCGGGCA